A genome region from Carya illinoinensis cultivar Pawnee chromosome 2, C.illinoinensisPawnee_v1, whole genome shotgun sequence includes the following:
- the LOC122300235 gene encoding xyloglucan endotransglucosylase/hydrolase 2-like encodes MGFSGFALVGVVISCLLVATCAGNFYQDFDITWGGNRARIFKGGQLLSLSLDRVSGSGFQSKNAYLFGRIDMQLKLVAGNSAGTVTAYYLSSQGPTHDEIDFEFLGNVSGDPYIVHTNVFTQGKGNREQQFYLWFDPTRNFHTYSIIWKAQHIIFLIDNIPIRVFKNAESIGVPFPKSQPMKIYSSLWNADDWATRGGLVKADWSKSPFTAYYRNFKVTSFKPTTSLSDAGLLANELDAHGRRRLRWVQRYFMIYNYCTDLKRFPQGLPPECRRGRFL; translated from the exons atgggGTTTTCTGGTTTTGCATTGGTTGGTGTAGTTATCAGTTGTTTATTAGTTGCAACCTGTGCTGGTAACTTCTACCAAGACTTTGATATAACATGGGGAGGCAACCGTGCCAGAATATTCAAAGGAGGACAGCTTCTGTCTCTGTCTCTAGACAGAGTCTCTGGCTCTGGCTTCCAGTCTAAGAATGCATACCTATTTGGAAGGATCGATATGCAGCTCAAACTTGTTGCCGGCAACTCTGCTGGCACTGTCACTGCATACTAT TTGTCCTCACAGGGGCCAACTCACGATGAAATCGACTTCGAATTCTTGGGAAATGTTAGTGGTGACCCTTATATTGTACACACCAACGTCTTCACTCAGGGCAAGGGAAACAGGGAGCAGCAATTCTATCTCTGGTTCGACCCCACAAGAAATTTTCACACTTATTCTATCATCTGGAAAGCCCAACATATAAT CTTCTTGATTGATAACATTCCTATAAGAGTATTCAAGAATGCAGAGTCGATTGGCGTTCCATTCCCAAAGAGCCAACCCATGAAGATTTACTCTAGTCTTTGGAACGCTGACGACTGGGCCACAAGAGGTGGATTGGTGAAAGCTGATTGGTCCAAGTCACCTTTCACAGCATACTACCGGAACTTCAAGGTTACATCCTTCAAGCCCACCACTTCTCTATCTGATGCAGGGTTGCTAGCCAACGAGCTTGATGCCCATGGCCGAAGACGTCTGAGATGGGTTCAGAGATACTTCATGATCTACAACTATTGCACTGATTTAAAACGCTTCCCTCAGGGTCTTCCTCCAGAGTGCAGACGCGGGAGATTTCTCTGA